From Nicotiana tabacum cultivar K326 chromosome 22, ASM71507v2, whole genome shotgun sequence, one genomic window encodes:
- the LOC107764779 gene encoding uncharacterized protein LOC107764779 codes for MRDEFFVNQHDEEENRAIYYWWKSAAKFNECVKFKFEMPNLSKMTPTLKVLREMERLALMSSESLDELRQKLMSYRAGDFWVPIGGINKEDIDIPPMNTIVLVGFHNAGKSSLVNLMYSVLGRSGLIPFAQTSSGNASAYTTLIMEEHNVLRSTRNGFCIYDTRGFDYDKVDEGLQELKEWMADGVHNKKLCSRPGDILPKLDSKLEDASSMFVKRKVNCVMLVANASEIYKSLRVGDLKPLDALKQLFCSPALKKSNGNPILILTHGDKLSTEDRIDCRLKICKHLGASETTGTYDIVCVTEYGLLADEYDPITAYAVTEAVYRALLISDRAQLVKQTFLDWALFALSWLMCFLAGIFAFLAHVFNVLAQKHKGKLKW; via the exons ATGAGGGACGAATTTTTTGTTAATCAACAtgatgaagaagaaaatagagcTATTTACTACTGGTGGAAATCAGCAGCAAAATTCAACGAGTGTGTAAAATTCAAGTTTGAGATGCctaatttgtcaaaaatgacGCCAACCCTAAAAGTCCTAAGGGAAATGGAGAGGCTAGCTTTAATGTCCTCAGAGAGTCTTGATGAGCTACGCCAAAAGCTAATGTCGTACAGAGCAGGGGATTTTTGGGTGCCAATTGGTGGAATTAACAAAGAAGATATTGATATTCCACCTATGAACACTATAGTGTTGGTTGGTTTTCATAATGCTGGCAAAAGTTCACTTGTTAACCTTATGTATAGTGTTCTTGGTCGCTCTGGTCTCATCCCTTTTGCTCAAACTTCTTCAG GAAATGCTTCTGCTTACACAactttgatcatggaggagcacAATGTGCTAAGATCAACACGAAACGGATTCTGCATTTACGATACAAGGGGTTTCGATTATGATAAGGTAGATGAAGGTCTTCAAGAGTTGAAAGAATGGATGGCTGATGGAGTTCACAATAAGAAGCTCTGCTCCAGACCAGGAGATATTTTGCCAAAGTTAGATAGTAAATTGGAGGATGCTTCTTCAATGTTTGTCAAAAGAAAAGTCAATTGTGTTATGTTGGTGGCTAATGCTTCAGAAATATACAAGTCTCTCAGAGTTGGTGACTTGAAGCCATTGGATGCATTGAAACAACTCTTCTGCTCACCAGCACTCAAGAAATCCA ATGGTAACCCCATATTGATCTTAACTCATGGAGACAAGCTATCAACCGAGGATCGAATAGACTGCCGACTGAAGATATGCAAACATCTTGGTGCCTCAGAGACTACTGGAACGTATGATATAGTTTGTGTGACAGAATATGGATTATTGGCTGATGAATATGATCCAATCACAGCATATGCTGTAACTGAAGCAGTTTACAGAGCACTTCTAATCTCAGACAGGGCTCAACTTGTCAAACAAACATTCCTAGACTGGGCATTATTTGCATTGTCATGGCTTATGTGCTTCTTAGCCGGCATATTTGCCTTCCTGGCCCATGTTTTCAATGTTCTGGCCCAGAAACATAAAGGCAAGCTAAAATGGTGA